From the Fibrobacter sp. genome, one window contains:
- a CDS encoding prepilin peptidase codes for MENIPLWYGLFLFFALGACVGSFYNVIVYRMPRGISLINPPSHCPLCKKRIPIYYNMPIVGWLWLRGKSACCKQPISVIYPIGESLCGLLGALALFAANWNVGWTAPVANWIDALAMFWLLLGMYPVCAIDIQYKLIPDSISVGGIVVGLALSMFPGGITPFESLLGAVGAGGGLWLLGFVASKILKKDAMGFGDVKLLAGYGALMGLDGAVETLILAAFLGIVVMIPWAKIMEKKGKSDGSGQIPFGPFLAVAAPVMYLWGQQLLDLYVKFIFAE; via the coding sequence ATGGAAAATATTCCTCTTTGGTACGGTTTGTTTCTTTTTTTCGCCTTGGGAGCTTGCGTAGGCAGTTTTTACAACGTGATTGTATACCGGATGCCCCGCGGGATATCGCTAATAAACCCGCCGTCCCATTGTCCTCTGTGCAAGAAAAGGATTCCCATCTACTACAACATGCCCATCGTGGGCTGGCTTTGGCTTCGGGGCAAAAGTGCCTGTTGTAAGCAACCCATCAGCGTAATTTATCCTATCGGAGAATCTCTGTGTGGGCTTCTTGGCGCATTGGCTTTGTTTGCTGCCAATTGGAATGTGGGATGGACTGCGCCTGTTGCCAACTGGATTGACGCCCTAGCCATGTTTTGGCTGCTTTTGGGTATGTATCCTGTGTGCGCCATCGATATTCAGTACAAACTAATTCCCGATTCAATTTCGGTAGGGGGTATCGTGGTGGGCTTAGCCCTTTCTATGTTCCCTGGCGGAATTACTCCTTTTGAGAGCCTGCTAGGGGCAGTCGGTGCAGGAGGAGGCCTTTGGCTTTTGGGATTTGTAGCTTCAAAAATTTTGAAAAAAGACGCCATGGGCTTTGGCGATGTCAAACTGTTGGCGGGTTACGGAGCGCTGATGGGGCTGGACGGTGCTGTAGAAACCTTGATTCTTGCGGCGTTCCTTGGAATCGTTGTCATGATTCCCTGGGCAAAGATTATGGAAAAGAAGGGAAAATCGGACGGCTCGGGACAGATTCCCTTCGGCCCGTTTCTGGCGGTGGCAGCTCCGGTCATGTATCTGTGGGGACAACAGCTTCTAGACTTGTACGTGAAATTCATTTTTGCGGAGTAA
- a CDS encoding TIGR03960 family B12-binding radical SAM protein translates to MTILEKIALALPAVESPARYMGGEANSVVKDHSEMLCRMAFVFPDTYEIGMSNNGIRILYHVINRESDLLCEVSFAPWDDMATEMKRLDIPLYSYATYTPVRDFEVVGMTLQTELNFTNVPYVLELARIPAWQKDRQESDPIVVAGGPSMANPEPVADFFDAFMIGDGEKVMIDFLRCVGEGRKAGRSRAEILKNLSKIDGVYVPSLRPVVKNEFGAIVPAEPAAGAYATTNGVRRLFIPKMDPKDYPVKNLIANMQLVHNRFSVEVMRGCAQGCRFCQAGIWYRPCRELDPDDVLDIAKAGLLATGERELGLLSLSTADYKPVEALTDSIIDDPFYDHVDVSLPSIRVNSFGQTLAGKIAALKGGRSATFAPETGSERIRKMINKTISDQDMYDAAEHAFSSGFNKIKLYTMIGFPTENEEDMQAFCDLIFNLVKIGRKYNRGIQIAVSIGILIPKSFTALQWAPFMDKETALGHIRFVREKFFKHPNVKINWAAWETSFLEAIYSRGDRSLGPVIYEAYKQGIIFESDSYRFDFSKWEQVWQKTGYDTSWVYRERDKNEVFPWDFIHAGTTKQYLRREWEKAFDPNSAPVPNCKWGDCQKCGIPGFGDEIKLADNPVRHKAPSRTPEEIKKLVADRRPSQKESYSYKITFKKTGLSRFLPHHNMLSFFERTFLCAGIPVKFSEGFSPKPKIVNMGALPLGMETYCELISVELLKPLDLAPENLPNLMKELSRPFPRGMEIVNIEPLKEKLSKHFPKAIVYRYTPEAIPADLMERFNSKTFPTVTNHRGQEIDLNQHVLSIENREGTLYLKVKCNDQGTTASPFVIFAGILGISIDPAKLDEVSRRFLVAKVSMEW, encoded by the coding sequence ATGACAATCCTCGAAAAAATAGCCCTCGCCCTGCCCGCTGTAGAAAGCCCCGCTCGTTACATGGGCGGCGAAGCCAACAGTGTGGTGAAGGACCACAGTGAGATGCTTTGCCGTATGGCCTTCGTGTTCCCGGACACCTACGAAATCGGCATGAGCAACAACGGCATCCGCATCTTGTACCACGTGATCAACCGGGAGAGCGACTTGCTGTGCGAAGTCTCCTTCGCTCCCTGGGACGACATGGCCACCGAGATGAAAAGGCTGGACATTCCGCTGTACAGCTATGCGACCTATACGCCGGTGCGAGATTTCGAAGTGGTGGGCATGACGCTCCAGACGGAGCTGAATTTTACCAACGTGCCCTACGTGCTGGAACTGGCCCGCATTCCCGCGTGGCAGAAGGACAGGCAAGAAAGCGACCCCATCGTAGTTGCCGGCGGACCTTCCATGGCGAACCCCGAACCCGTCGCCGACTTTTTTGACGCCTTCATGATAGGCGACGGGGAAAAAGTCATGATTGACTTTTTGCGGTGCGTAGGCGAGGGCCGCAAGGCGGGCCGGAGTCGCGCCGAAATCCTCAAGAACCTTTCGAAGATTGACGGCGTTTACGTGCCCAGTTTACGGCCCGTGGTAAAGAACGAATTCGGCGCGATTGTGCCGGCGGAACCTGCCGCCGGCGCCTACGCCACCACCAACGGGGTTCGCCGCCTGTTCATCCCCAAGATGGACCCGAAGGACTACCCCGTCAAGAACCTGATCGCCAACATGCAGCTGGTGCACAACCGCTTCAGCGTAGAGGTCATGCGGGGTTGCGCCCAGGGCTGCCGTTTCTGCCAGGCGGGCATCTGGTACCGTCCGTGTCGCGAGCTGGACCCCGACGACGTTTTGGACATCGCGAAAGCAGGGCTCCTTGCCACCGGCGAGCGGGAACTGGGACTCCTCTCCCTTTCTACCGCCGACTACAAACCGGTAGAAGCCCTTACCGATTCCATTATCGACGACCCCTTCTACGACCACGTAGATGTGAGCCTCCCCAGCATCCGGGTGAACAGTTTCGGTCAGACCCTTGCCGGCAAAATTGCCGCCCTCAAAGGTGGCCGTAGCGCCACCTTCGCCCCGGAAACCGGCTCCGAACGCATCCGCAAGATGATCAACAAGACCATCAGCGACCAGGACATGTACGACGCCGCCGAACACGCCTTCAGCAGCGGGTTCAACAAGATTAAGTTATATACAATGATTGGATTCCCCACCGAGAACGAAGAGGACATGCAGGCCTTCTGCGACCTCATCTTCAATCTGGTGAAAATCGGACGCAAGTACAACCGAGGCATCCAGATTGCGGTAAGCATCGGCATCCTCATTCCCAAGTCCTTTACCGCCCTCCAGTGGGCACCTTTCATGGACAAGGAAACGGCCCTTGGGCATATCCGCTTTGTGCGGGAAAAGTTCTTCAAGCACCCCAACGTAAAAATCAACTGGGCCGCCTGGGAAACCAGTTTCTTGGAAGCCATCTACAGCAGAGGCGACCGCAGCCTCGGGCCCGTCATCTACGAGGCCTACAAGCAGGGAATCATCTTCGAGAGCGATTCTTACCGGTTCGACTTTTCCAAGTGGGAACAGGTCTGGCAAAAGACAGGCTACGACACCAGCTGGGTGTATCGTGAACGGGACAAGAACGAAGTGTTCCCCTGGGACTTTATCCACGCCGGTACCACCAAGCAGTACCTGAGGCGGGAATGGGAAAAGGCCTTTGACCCGAATAGCGCCCCCGTTCCCAACTGCAAGTGGGGCGACTGCCAGAAGTGCGGCATTCCCGGCTTCGGCGACGAAATCAAACTGGCCGACAATCCCGTGCGCCACAAGGCGCCAAGCCGCACTCCCGAAGAAATCAAGAAACTGGTGGCCGACCGCAGGCCCAGCCAGAAGGAGAGCTACAGCTACAAGATTACCTTCAAGAAGACCGGACTCAGCAGGTTCCTGCCCCACCACAACATGCTCAGTTTCTTCGAGCGGACCTTCCTTTGCGCGGGGATTCCTGTGAAGTTCAGCGAAGGATTCAGCCCCAAGCCGAAAATCGTGAACATGGGGGCGCTCCCCCTCGGCATGGAGACTTACTGCGAGCTGATTAGCGTGGAACTTCTGAAACCCCTGGACCTCGCTCCGGAGAACCTGCCGAACCTGATGAAGGAACTGAGCAGGCCCTTCCCCCGGGGCATGGAAATCGTGAACATCGAGCCCCTGAAAGAAAAGCTCAGCAAGCATTTCCCCAAGGCCATAGTGTACCGCTACACACCGGAGGCTATCCCCGCAGACCTGATGGAGCGGTTCAACAGCAAGACCTTCCCCACCGTCACGAACCACCGGGGCCAAGAAATCGACCTGAACCAGCACGTCTTGTCTATCGAGAACCGGGAAGGGACTTTGTACCTCAAGGTAAAATGCAACGACCAGGGCACCACGGCCAGTCCTTTCGTGATTTTTGCAGGAATTCTGGGGATTTCCATCGATCCAGCCAAGCTGGACGAGGTTTCCAGACGGTTCCTGGTGGCAAAAGTCAGCATGGAATGGTAA
- a CDS encoding diguanylate cyclase, with protein sequence MSVLYYLVWLVAFVAGVVLSFAAPENALSVGVKFIFVGVWGAVLGFIFFIVAKRAVQDSEAGEAETPDSRPVTELVPVVPSDVAEGADQGDVPAEGAVPEAQSEESALPEAAPTLESAREIFPLSDWDDFCKEILRNRPFSEVVGALEKVLPKLFPGAAGVLYMYGDAQSEMHKVFSFGDYVISGDTMMPAECASFNLGNIVVNDYNADKVTAGCTHLHYHSQGVAFCAPIEGLEEHFGTLCIQVDKLPDGEDIDFWKAKVSIVSATFGLYVANQNLNIRFQQHSIRDNLTGLFNKRYMEESLRREIFSASRHKTPIGIIMLYPDEIPQLQEKRGRHAVEQMLWEVGQRLPGYIRNEDIPCRYNGDVFCVILPGADYKITKDRAEKIRHEISELQVAYGDGILKTSLSIGVSVMPIHAVDAKTLIATAEASMQLASANGGNRVVMAEALNKGL encoded by the coding sequence ATGAGTGTTCTTTATTATTTGGTGTGGCTTGTCGCTTTTGTGGCAGGCGTCGTTTTATCGTTTGCGGCTCCCGAAAACGCGTTGTCGGTGGGGGTCAAGTTTATTTTTGTGGGCGTCTGGGGCGCTGTCCTCGGGTTCATCTTTTTTATCGTGGCCAAAAGGGCCGTCCAGGATAGCGAGGCGGGGGAGGCTGAGACGCCGGATTCCCGCCCGGTGACGGAGCTTGTGCCGGTGGTGCCGTCGGATGTTGCCGAAGGGGCTGACCAGGGCGATGTTCCTGCCGAAGGGGCTGTTCCAGAGGCGCAATCCGAGGAATCGGCTTTGCCCGAGGCCGCTCCTACGCTGGAATCGGCCCGGGAGATTTTCCCTCTTTCGGACTGGGACGATTTCTGCAAGGAAATCCTCAGGAACAGGCCGTTCTCCGAAGTGGTGGGCGCTCTTGAAAAGGTCTTGCCCAAGCTGTTCCCCGGTGCGGCAGGCGTGCTTTACATGTATGGCGATGCCCAGTCCGAAATGCACAAGGTTTTCTCCTTTGGCGATTATGTGATTAGCGGCGATACCATGATGCCTGCGGAATGTGCGAGTTTCAACCTGGGAAACATCGTGGTGAACGACTACAATGCGGACAAGGTGACGGCAGGCTGCACCCACCTCCATTACCACAGCCAGGGCGTTGCCTTCTGTGCGCCTATCGAGGGGCTGGAAGAACATTTCGGCACGCTGTGTATCCAGGTGGACAAGTTGCCCGATGGCGAAGATATCGATTTCTGGAAGGCGAAGGTGAGCATCGTGTCGGCCACATTCGGCCTTTACGTGGCAAACCAGAACCTGAACATCCGTTTCCAGCAGCACAGCATCCGTGACAACTTGACGGGGCTTTTCAACAAGCGCTACATGGAAGAATCCCTCCGTCGCGAAATCTTCTCCGCATCCCGTCACAAGACGCCTATCGGAATCATCATGCTTTACCCCGACGAAATTCCCCAGCTGCAAGAAAAGCGGGGCCGCCATGCGGTGGAGCAGATGCTCTGGGAAGTGGGCCAGCGCCTGCCGGGCTATATCCGGAACGAGGACATTCCCTGCCGCTACAACGGCGATGTTTTCTGCGTGATTCTGCCCGGCGCCGATTACAAGATTACCAAGGACCGTGCCGAAAAAATCCGTCACGAGATTTCGGAGCTCCAGGTGGCTTACGGCGACGGGATTCTCAAGACCTCTTTGAGTATCGGTGTTTCGGTGATGCCCATCCATGCCGTAGACGCAAAGACCCTGATCGCCACCGCCGAGGCGTCCATGCAGTTGGCTTCTGCTAACGGAGGAAACCGGGTGGTCATGGCCGAAGCCTTGAACAAGGGCCTTTAA